The proteins below come from a single Myxococcus virescens genomic window:
- a CDS encoding response regulator produces MVVDDDADWREFLRLSLEDLGYETTEASDGQEALETLRRGGRYGVMLLDLNMPGMSGLEVVEHLPRGPHPRIVFLTSAAAQDVGSALLSGPHYYLPKGASRDQLSLLLQSLGE; encoded by the coding sequence TTGGTCGTCGATGACGACGCGGACTGGAGGGAATTCCTCCGGCTCAGCCTGGAGGACCTTGGCTACGAGACGACCGAGGCCTCGGATGGGCAGGAGGCCCTGGAGACGCTGAGGCGCGGCGGACGCTACGGGGTGATGCTGCTGGACCTCAACATGCCGGGCATGTCCGGGCTGGAGGTCGTGGAGCATCTGCCACGCGGGCCGCATCCCCGCATCGTCTTCCTGACGTCCGCGGCGGCGCAGGATGTAGGCAGTGCCCTGCTCTCGGGGCCACACTACTACCTTCCAAAAGGTGCGAGCCGCGACCAATTGTCGCTCCTCTTGCAGTCACTTGGTGAGTGA
- a CDS encoding hemolysin family protein, producing the protein MLVLANGIFAGAELAIISVRRTRLRELIEEGSTSAKAVEALRGNPERFLATVQIGITVIGATAAAFGGASIATRLGDFLTRLGVPEQQADEVALAGVVAFVSYLSLVLGELVPKSLALRAGERYALLIGRPLRGLAWLMQPVVWFLTASSNVVLRLFGDRTNFTEGRLSAEELQQLVEEAAKQGTLDPHAGEIASRAFEMGDVTVGELSVARDEMVALRRHSSPEEIRRVLLEGGHSRMPVYEGTLDNIVGYVIAKDLLGVAWEGNLIILEDVMRPPFFVVETMRAMDALKELQRRRMQLAVVVDERGGVVGLVTVEDLVEELVGDILSESEVPEEYVKREGPNTALVLGTASIRDVNRELSLDLDEDQDYATVAGLCIALSGGAIPEPGTKVQTEGGLVLEVVASSPRRVDTVRFHLPPPEEPAEA; encoded by the coding sequence TTGCTGGTCCTGGCCAACGGCATCTTCGCCGGTGCGGAGCTGGCCATCATCTCTGTCCGCCGGACGCGGCTGCGGGAACTGATTGAAGAAGGCAGCACCTCCGCGAAAGCGGTGGAGGCCCTGCGCGGCAACCCTGAGCGCTTCCTGGCCACGGTGCAGATTGGCATCACCGTCATCGGCGCCACGGCGGCCGCGTTCGGTGGCGCGAGCATCGCCACGCGCCTGGGTGACTTCCTCACGAGACTGGGAGTGCCCGAGCAGCAAGCGGACGAAGTCGCCCTGGCGGGCGTGGTGGCCTTCGTTTCCTACCTCTCGCTGGTGCTGGGCGAGCTGGTGCCCAAGTCGCTCGCGCTGCGTGCCGGCGAGCGCTACGCGCTGCTCATCGGCCGGCCTCTGCGCGGCCTGGCGTGGCTGATGCAACCGGTGGTGTGGTTCCTCACCGCTAGCTCCAACGTGGTGCTGCGCCTGTTCGGCGACCGGACGAACTTCACCGAAGGCCGCCTGTCCGCAGAGGAGCTCCAGCAGCTGGTGGAGGAGGCGGCGAAGCAGGGCACGTTGGATCCGCACGCCGGCGAAATTGCATCACGCGCCTTCGAGATGGGCGACGTGACGGTGGGCGAGCTGTCGGTGGCCCGGGACGAGATGGTGGCCCTGCGGCGGCACTCCAGTCCGGAGGAGATTCGCCGCGTCCTGCTGGAGGGCGGCCACTCGCGCATGCCGGTGTACGAGGGCACGCTGGACAACATCGTCGGCTACGTCATCGCCAAGGACCTTCTGGGGGTGGCCTGGGAGGGCAACCTCATCATCCTGGAGGACGTGATGCGTCCGCCCTTCTTCGTCGTGGAGACGATGCGGGCTATGGACGCGCTCAAGGAGCTTCAGCGGCGACGCATGCAGCTGGCGGTCGTGGTGGACGAGCGCGGCGGTGTGGTGGGGCTCGTCACCGTGGAAGACCTCGTGGAGGAGTTGGTGGGCGACATCCTCAGCGAGTCCGAGGTGCCAGAGGAGTACGTCAAGCGCGAGGGGCCGAACACCGCCCTGGTGCTCGGCACCGCGAGCATCCGCGACGTCAACCGGGAGCTGTCCCTGGACCTGGACGAGGACCAGGACTACGCCACGGTGGCCGGCCTGTGCATCGCCCTCTCCGGCGGCGCCATCCCCGAGCCGGGCACCAAGGTCCAGACGGAGGGAGGACTCGTGCTGGAGGTGGTGGCGTC